The genomic stretch TGCACTGAAAGTGCCTTCCGACGCAGAGACGATTAGGGCCTAGACAATCCTCATTGTCCCTGCACAGAAGGCACTTTCTCTATTCACCACGCCGAACGATCAACCAACCGGTCCACGGATCCAGGCTAAGTGCCGAAGCTGATCGGCCCAGGCTTTCTAGGAGAGCTTCTCGATGACGGGCGCGAATTCACGCATGTAAGGCTCATGAACCACGATGTAGGAGAAGCCGAACCGTTCACGATTCTCCCGTAGCTGCTCGGCGATCTGTTCAGCCGTGCCGATCAGGACGAACGGCGTCTCGAGGGCTTCGTCCACGGTGAGGTACGGCGCCCGCTCCGCGACGAGGTTCTCGGCGAGGCCGCGGCGGTCATCGGTGATGGCGACGAACTGGACGAGCACGTTGAATTCGACGCCATTCGCACGGTCGCCCGCCTGCTCCCGGATGAAGGTGACCCGCTCTTCGGCGATGGCTGCCGTGGTCATCCGGAACGTCCCGGGAGGCTCACCCTTGACTTGGAACAAGCCGCCGATGCCGACGATGTCGGCGTGTTGCGCGGCGAGGGAGAGCACGCGATCGCCGGTCCCGCCGATCAGCAGCGGCGGCCCCGATGCGTGGAGGCCGTCCTTCTGCACCGGTTTGAGCTCGCGGCGCCCGAACCGGTTGCGGACTTGCACCGCGGACTCGGGTTCTCCGGGGCCGTCGGTGAACAGGCGTCTGAGTTCCTCCACCGTACGGCCGAGCCGTTCGATCCGTTCGCCGATAGGTCGCCACGGCAGGCCGGCCGCGTCGAATTCCCATTTCATGTGCCCGGCGCCCAGGCCGAGCTCGAAGCGGCCGTCGGTCAGGTAATCGAGCGTGATCGCCTCACGGGCGAGCATGGCAGGGTTCCAGAACTCGTTGTTGATGGTCAACGTGCCGACCCGCATCCGGGAGGTTGCATGCGCGGCGATGGCCAGCGGTGAGAACGGTGACCCGTTGGGCAGGTGGTCGGTGCCCAGGGCGATGTCGTAACCGAGTTCTTCGGCTGTTCGGCACAGGTCGGCCACTTCACTGGCCGGCCGGAGCCCGGAGAAGTTGAACCCGAACCTAAAATCTCGCATCAGCTCACGCTGCCCTATTGCCGTCGATCGCGGAAGGCATGATCGCTACCGGCGAAGAGGGTGCGATGGCGTCGGTGCGTACCATGTGCCACGAGGTGATTGGATGCGCGCGATTCAGGTACGCGAGGTCGGAGGACCAGACGTTCTCCAGCTGGCGGATGTCGAAACCCCGGAGCCTGGTCCCGGCGAGGTGCTGGTAGACATCGGTGCCGCCGGTGTGAACTACATCGACACCTATCAGCGCAGCGGGCTGTATCCGTTGCCGACGCCCTTCGTGCTGGGCATCGAGGGCGCGGGTACTGTCGTCGCCGTTGGCGAGGGCGTCAGCGGCGTGGCGGCCGGTGATCGGGTCGCGTGGAAGGACGCGCTCGGCTCATACGCCGAGCAGGCCGTCGTTCCGGCATCCCAGGCCGTGCCGGTGACCGCTGAGGTTTCCGACGAGCTCGCCGCGGCATTGATGCTTCAGGGCATGACGGCGCATTACCTTGCCACATCGCTCTATCCAGTGCAGCCGGGCGACTGGGTGGTGGTGCACGCCGGAGCCGGAGGTGTCGGTCTCCTGCTGACGCAGATCGTGAAGCTCCGGGGCGGGCGGGTGCTGGCGACGGTTTCCACCGCGGAGAAGGCTGAGCTCGCTACCGCGGCAGGGGCCGATGTGATCGCGTCCTACGAAGACTTCTCCGAGCGCGCCCGTGACGTCACCGACGGTGCTGGCGTGGCATGTGTCTATGACGGCGTGGGGCAGGCCACGTTCGAAGGCAGCCTGGACGCGCTGCGAGTGCGCGGGACGATGGCCTTGTTCGGCGCCGCCAGTGGGCCGGTGCCGCCGTTCAACCCACAGCAGCTGAACGCGAAGGGGTCGCTCTTTCTGACCCGCCCCACCCTGGCGCACTACACCAGGGATCGCGCCGAGCTCACCGCGCGTGCGCAGGACCTCCTGGGCTGGGTTGGCGCCGAAAAGCTCGACGTCCGGATCGGAGGCCGGTACCCGCTGGTCGAGGCCGGGCGGGCACATGAAGACCTCGAGGCTCGCCGCACCACCGGCAAGCTTCTACTTCTTCCCTGACAGCGCTCGGCCGGACCGCGGGGTCGCGGTCCGGCCGGTGCCTTCGCCGGTTTGGCCATGACGACTGCTGGTCAGAGGCTGCGGGCGGTAATGCTGCCGTAAGCGGTGGTTGCCTGGATGTTCAGCTCGGCGGCAGCGCCATCGGCGTTCTTCAGCGTGTTGTGGACGCGGCCATAAGTGATGCCGGCGTCCAGCGACGCGGAAACTCCGGTAGCGGCGCCGACCGATACGTCGCCGGCCTGGGTGCGGAGCACGACCGTGCCGCGGCTGGCCTCGGTGATCCGGATGTCACCCTTTTGGGTAGTGATCTCCGCGGGGCCGCCCAGGCGGCCGACCGAGACGTCGCCGGCGGCGGTCGTGAGGTGGACACTGGCGGCCTCGTCGAGCTTGATCGGGCCGTGCGAACTCTCATAGATGACCTCGCCAAGCCGGCCCACGCCCCTGAGCTCTGCGCTGGCCGCTTTCGCCTCGATGCGGGAACCGGCCGGCAGCTGGACCGTTACCTCGATGGATCCTGGGTTGCTGAGGACATGCTTCTTCACAGAGGCCTCGATCCGCAGGATGCCGTCGGCGTATTCCACCGTGGTCTGCTCCGCCATCTTCACGTCACGGCCCTTCGAGGCATCGGCGGGCAGGACCTCAACGACGGCGTCGGCCCGGTCGGCGGCAATGAACCGCAGGTACCCCGCGGGGATGTCGAGGACGACGGAGATCGGGGAGGGGGTATCGAACTTCTGCATGGTGCTCAACTCCTGGGCTCGTTGTTTCTGATGATGGAAACGCTACGTTGCATTCATTCTGCTTTCAATGGTCAAGTTGCGCCCGTTCTCTAACCGCGCTGCTCAGAGCAATGCAATTGTTGCAATGACCTTGAGTGGTAATGCAACAATGCCGGTTTGATCGTTGCAATGAAGTGAGGGTGAACGCTATGTTGGGAGGTGTCAAGGACACACGAAGGAGATCTAGATGCCGGGAGGCAGGCTCACTCAGCAAGAACGTCAGCAGATCGCGCTGGGTCTGGCGGACGGCATTGCCTACGCGGAGATCGCCAGGCGTCTGGACCGCCCCACCTCAACCATCACGCGTGAGGTGATGCGCAACGGCGGTCCCGGTGCTTACCGCGCCGAGCTGGCTCACCGCGCCACCGAACGCCGGGCTCGCCGGCGCGGTCGGGCAGCGGCCCGAGGAGCGAAGGTGCCCCCACATGCGCATGGACGCGACGCCGACGCCGTACGCGAGTATGAGGAGACGTTCACCACCATGCTCATGCAATCGGGCTTGCCCAAGATGATGTCGCGGGTGCTGACCTGTCTCTACACCACGGACGCAGGCAGCCTCACCGCGTCCGAACTCGTCCAGCGCCTCGGGGTCAGCCCGGCGTCGATCTCCAAAGCGATCGCGTTCCTCGAGGGCCAAGACCTCGTCCGCCGCGAACGCGACGAAGGTCGCCGCGAGCGCTACGTCGTCGACGACGACGTCTGGTACCAGGCGATGGTCGCCAGCGCGCGATCCAGCACGCAGCTCGCCGAAACGGCACGGCAAGGCGTCAACATCCTCGGGCCGGACACCACGGCCGCCGCCCGCCTCGAGAACATCGCCCGGTTCATCGACTTCGTCGGTGAGAGCACAATGCGCGCCGCGGAGCAGGCCCGGGAGATCCTCCACACAAAAGCCGAAACGACCTCGGCGGCGTTGGCGACGCCACGTTCACGTCGTGGCTAGCCCGCTAATCCAGGTAGAAGATGTTCTCCCGGTGCTCGCGGAGCAATGCGTCGTTGCGCTCCGCCCCGCCGTCGATGTTCGCCGAGAGGAAGACCGGCGGTGTGAGCCCACGGGCCAGCATGCCGTCGATCACCGCCGCCATCAAGGCGTGCAAGATGGCCGTGGCGGCCACGCCGGACGCCGGCCCGAACGGTTGCGGCACGCCGTCGTCGGTAAGCACCGCGTCGCCCACCGGCACTTTGGTGTCCAGCACGATGTCGCTGATGTCGATCAGCCGCTCACCAGAGGCATCCCGGGCGGGTAGGTCACCGTAGGCGGACGATGTCACCGCGACCACCGTCGCACCGAGTTCACGCGCGCTCTGTGCGGCCTGGACCGGCATCGCGTTACGTCCCGACAACGAGACGATGATCAACACGTCGCCAGCTCTCAGCGGGCTGGTCTCGATCAGCGCGGGGGCGTAACCGGAGAGCCGCTCGAGCTTGGACGTCAGGGTTGCCGGGCGCACCGTCATGCTGTCCACGCCTGGTCCGAGCAGCGGATTGACGAGCATCAGCCCGCCGGCCCGGTACACGATCTCCTGCACGGCCAGCGCCGAATGGCCGCACCCGAACGCGAACAACCGCGCGCCTCCGGCGATCGACTCAGCGATCCGGCCGCCGACCTCGGCGACGTTCTCCGCTTCGTCGTCGGCGATCTGCTGGAGAATGCCGATGGCCGCGTCGAGATAGCGGCGGGCTGCGGGCATGGGGGTGGTGCTGGCGGGACCAGCCGATGGGCTTGCTGGCACTGGTGCGCTCCTCTGCATAGGTGCAGGGCGTGTCGGGTTACGCCCCTAGATCATTCGGCGGCGGGTGGGTGCCCCGCCGTCGGCCGGGACGTCGAGAGACGCCCGGAGTTGGTAACGGTCGCCGCGGTACCGGGAGACCACGTATTCGATGGGTTTGCCGCCAGAGGTGGTGACACGTTCGAGCAGTAGCATCGGACTGCCGCGCGGCACCCCGAGCAACTCTGCCTCGGCGGCACCGCTGGACACGGCCTCGATCGATTCTTCGCCCGCATCCAGGACGACTCCGAACTCTTGCTCCAGAGTCTCGTACAGCGACTGGTTCTCCAGGTCGCAGGCAAGCAAGTCCGGTGCTATCGCCGCGGGCACGTGTGTCCGCTCGATGGCCATCGGGATGTCGTCGGCCAGCCGCACCCTTTCGATCACATGAATGTTGGCATCCGACGGAATCTCCAGGAGCTTGCCGATCACCCGGCCGGCCGTGGTCGTGCGTTGTTCGAGGACCCGAGCTCCCGCGCGTACGCCGCGGGCGTTCATGTCGCTGGTGAACGACGTGAGCCGAACCGGAAGCCGAACCTTGCCGGGTGCGACGAACGTCCCCCGGCCAGGGACGCGATAAAGACGGCCTTCGGTGACCAGCAGGTCGAGCGCTTGGCGCACGGTCATACGAGCCACGCCGTATTGCACGCCGAGGACCCGCTCGGACGGAACCGGAGCGTCCGGCTCGAGGTCGGAGATGGCATCGAGGATGAGCCCTCGCACCTGGGCATGTTTCGGTACCGGGCTGTGCGGATCCACGCTGCCGTGGGCCGGTGTCCGACCGTGCTCAGCCGCCATTGGCGCCTCCCTGCCGTTCAGGAGTTCTTGTAATCTGCAGTCTAAAGCTATTGTCCAGGCCGGTCTAGGCCAGTACAGTCCTACTGAACAAGTTCGGAACGGGAAGGCCCACATCAGTAAGCCCAGGGAGGGACAGCGGCCGTGGATGTCCTCGAGTTCATCGCCAATAACATATTCAACGAGGTAGCGATTCTGATCGGCCTGATCACCCTGGTCGGGCTGGTTCTGCAGCGCAAACCCGTTGACGACGTGGTCGGCGGCGCGGTCCGGGCCACCGTCGGCATCATCATCTTGTTCATCGGCGTCGAAGTGTTCGTCGGCGGCCTCGCGTCGTTCCAGGCCATTGTCGCCAGCGCGGTGGGTCTCGATCCGCCGGCCGCGACCAATACCCTCGACGGCTTCCTCGGCTCGCACGGTGGCAACGTAGCGATGATCATCACGTGCGGATTCATCCTGCATCTTGCCTTGGTCCGGATCTTGAAGACGCGCTACGTGTACCTGACCGGACACCTGCTGTTCTGGATGTCGCTCGTCGTGACCGCCTGCATCGTCCAGGCATTCGGCGAGATCGATCAGTGGCGCCTGGTCCTGGTGGGCTCGATCATCGTCGGTTGCTACTGGACCGTCCAGCCGGTGTTCATCGCGCCGATGATGCGCAAGGTGATTTCCTCGGACGACTGGGGATATGCCCACACCAGCTCATCCGTGGCCTGGATCGCCGGTAAGGTCGCGCCGCTCGCCGGTGACCCGAAGCAGCACGACATCGAGAAGATCCATGTGCCGAAGAAGTTCTCCTTCTTCAAGGATGTCACCGTCTCCACTGCCGTTGTCATCGGCGTGATCATGCTGGTCGGTCTCATCTTCGCCGACAGCGACGTCGCCGCGGAACAGGCAGCCGCCTACGACCCGGAGATCAACAGCTGGGTGTGGGGATTCATCGCCGCGTTGCGTTTCGCGGCAGGCATCGCGATTCTGTTGTACGGCGTGCGGATGTTCCTGGCGGAGATCGTGCCCGCATTCACCGGCATCAGCCAGAAGGCCATTCCTGGCTCCCGGCCGGGCCTGGACGCGCCCACCATCTTCCCGGTGGCGCCCACGGCCGTCATGGTCGGTTTCCTCACGACAACCGTGACCTTCCTGATCTTGATGGGAGTCTTTGCCGCGGCCGGCTGGTTCGTCTTGGTGCCGCCGATGATCATGCTCTTCTTTGTCGGCGCCGGCGCCGCGGTCTACGGCAACGCATTCGGCGGCTGGCGGGGTGCGGCGCTGGCGGGTGTGATTACCGGCTTCGCGCTGGCCTTCGGCCAGTGGGCCGGCTGGCATCTGCTCTCCGACACCGCTCCGGAGCTCGCCACGCTGGCCGACCCCGACTGGTACCTGATGATCCTGGTGGTCCTCGGCCTCGGTGAACTCTTCTCGGGGCTTGGCGAGAATGCCGTGCTGCTCGTGGGTGTCGTCATCGCCGCGGTCTTCGGTGTCTGGTTGTGGATTCTCAAGCGCATCCAGCGGCGCGCCGGAGAGCCAGTCACCGGTTTGGAGAAAGAATCGGAGCTGACCGAACAGTCCTCCGGAGAACAGTGAGAATGAGATGAATCAAGCGAATCGTGAACTGAAGGTCCTCACCGTGTGTGGCGTGGGCATGGGCAGCAGTCTGATCCTGCGGATGAACGCGGAGAAGGCGCTCAGCACCCTCGGGGTCAGCGCGAAGGTGGAGCACACCGACGTATCGTCGGCGCGCAGCATGAAAGCCGACGTGGTGATCGCGCAAGGCCTGCACACCGACGACCTCACAGGTGTGGCCCCGGTAGTCATCCCGATATCCAACTTCATGGACGTCGACGGACTGCGCCAGCAACTCGATGAGGCACTGCGCGGGCAGGGGTGGCTCTAGCGTGGGTGGTGCCGACACTGACCAGCCAGTGATCAAGGCCGTGACGGAGGTGCGGGTCGCCGATTGGCGGGCAGCGGTACGGGCGGCATGCCAGCCGCTGGTCGACGCCGGCGCCGTCGAGGCCCGGTATGCCGACCGATGCGTCGACATGGTCGAGGAGCACGGACCGTACATGGTGCTGGCGCCGGGTCTGGCGCTGGCGCATGCCCGGCCCGAGGACGGCGTCAATCGGCTGTGCCTGGCTTCGGCCACACTGGCGGAGCCGGTCTCCTTCGGGCATCCGGACAACGACCCTGTCGACGTCGTGCTGGCCTTCGGCTCGCCGGACGACTCCAGTCATATCGGCCTGTTGCAGAAGCTCGCGGAGCATCTGCTGAGCGGGCTCGCGGACACCTTGCGCCAAGCGCCTGATCAGGCGACAGCAGTTCAGGCGCTCAGCAATGTGGTGGGGGACCTGTAGTAGAGGAAAGGAAGGCCAACGTGGCACGTAAGCGCGCGCTCGTAACTGGAGGAGCGGCGGTCGCCGTCTTGCTGGCGCCGGTGATCGCGGTAGCGGATGAGCCCGGCACAGACGAAGCCGCTGCCGGCCAGCCGTCATCGGACTGGCGACTGGTCCAATCGGAGAACTTCGGCCGGATGATTCCGTCCGACGACACCGGCTGGTTCCGGGACAAGGACGGCCCGGGAAGCCCGTACGACGTCGACCATTACGACAACGACGGAGACTATTTCCGCACGTTCGGCGGCGAGACGTTCGACGAGCATCTGGACGGAATCGACCTGTACCGGCGATCGTTCACCCTGGGCCGGGACGGCTGGCTGACCGCGGAACTGGCGGCCCGGGACACCGACGGCACCGGCGTCGAGAACGAGGCCCCGAGTTTCACCCGATCGATGCTGCGCGGTGCCGGGCCGACGGGCAAGTTCGACGTGCCGACTCACCACGGCGGCGTGATCCTGCGTTCCACCGATCCGCTGCCGGAGGAGTACCGCATCGAGACCACCCTGCGCGCTATCGACTTCGGTGGTCAGCGTGGTGGCGAATGGGATTACGACGGCTTGGTCAATGGCTACGTGCCCACTGGATGCAAGACATTCTTCCCGTGGGCCGGCGGCACGACATGGAACTACGACCAGGACGAGTGTGACTTCCACGACGTCACAACGGACTCGAACGGGTTCTACTACCTGTCGATCATGGACTACGACCGGCCGGCGCCGCATAACAATGTCTTCATCCACACCCACCGCAAGGTGGTCATGGATGGGTACAACCGTTACCGCTACACCGGCAACGGGCTGCGGTACTGCGACCCCAACACCGGGGAGCTGCAGCCATACGAGTGGGGCAGCGGCAATGGGGTCAACATGCTGTTCATGATCCCGGAGAAGCGGTACGCCAACCAGCCGGGAACCGAGTACCTCATGCACAGCGAGTGCGGTACCGAGGTCGGCGGAGGCATTGTCAGTCAGGTGGACCTGATGCCTGAGCTGATGCCGAGAGAGAGCTACACCTTCGCCATCGAACGCCGTGACGGCGCCTACGTGCTCGAGGTGACGGGCAACTTCCGGCACGTCGGGCACCGGACCGTCCGATACGAGCAGCCGTTCGACGACGGCGAGAACCCGATCTGGCATTACAACCAGAGGGCTGACGAGTACGACGGCCGCTACAACCGGGACTGGACCTACACCTCGCCCGACGCGACGTTCGTCGACGAGGACGTCTGGCCGGCCGGTTCGGCGTACCCTGACTACTTCCTGATCGGGCAGCCGCACATGAACTACTACGAGGGCAGTGCGCACATCGACAACGTCCGTCTCTATGTGCCGCGCTGAGGTCTGACCGCGAGTTCTTGAGCAGGATTCACACACTGAGTGACGCTCACGCCAACGGTTGGCGTGAGCGTCACTCAGTTGCAACCCCGAACGAACTCTGTCGGCCGGTGAGCCTGCCTTCCTGAAGGCTCGCGGCGTACGCGACAGCGAACATGCTTCGAGCTGGGGCTCGCCACTGTTGAGCCCTGTCGAGGGCCGGTAGCGTGGGTCCGTGGCTATTCGATCATCGGCATTCACGACGAGACCTGAACTCGCCGGCTCGTACGGCATGGTCGCCTCGACGCACTGGCTGGCGTCGCAGGCCGGCATGTCGGTCTTGGAGCGCGGCGGTAATGCTTTCGACGCGGCGGTAGCCGCCGGCTTCGTCCTCCAGGTGGTCGAGCCGGAGATGAACGGTCCCGGCGGCGAGGTGCCTATCCTCGGGCGGAGTGCGGGAGACGAGGAACCGTTTGTCGTGTGCGGCCAGGGCACTGCTCCCGCCGGGGCGGACATCGACACACTGCGCGGACTGGGCCTCGACCTCATCCCGGGCAATGGACAGCTGCCGGCGTGTGTTCCCGGGGCCTTCGGCGCGTGGATGACGCTGCTTCAGCGGCACGGCACAATGCGACCGGGTGATGTGCTGAGGTACGCCATCGAGTACGCGGGCGGCGGATTTCCCATCGGGCTTTCGGCCGTGAACACCATCGCCAGCGTCACACCGTGGTTCCAGGCGCACTGGCCGAGTTCGGCACGGTTGTGGTTACGGTCGGGGGCTCCGCCAGCACCTGGTTCCCGCTTCGTCAACGCCGAACTCGCCGCGACCTACCAACGCATCGTCGATGAGGCACACGCCGCCTCTCAAGACCGCGACCAGCAGATCGATCATGCGCTTCGCAGCTTCTACCAGGGCTTCGTGGCCGAGGCGATTGCCGATCAAGCCGGCGTGGAGGTCATGGACATCAGCGGCCGGGCACATCGAGGCCTGCTGAGCTACGAAGATCTCGCCGGCTGGCAGGCTGGGATCGAGCGACCGGTCATGGTCGATTATCACGGATATTCCGTGTTCAAGCCGGGCCCGTGGAGCCAGGCGCCGGTTTTCTTGCAGCAGCTCAGGTTGCTTGAAGGGTATGACCTGGCGGCGATGGACCCGTGCGGCCCTGAGCTCATCCACACGGTTGTCGAGTCGGCGAAACTGGCCTTCGCCGATCGCGAGGCGTTTTACGGCGACCCGTCGTTCGCCGACGTGCCGCTCGACGAGCTTCTCTCCCGGGAGTACGCCGCCGAGCGGCGCAAGCAGGTCACGGACGCCGCCGACGCCGGCGACCTGCGCCCTGGAAACCCAGGTGGACGAGCCGGGCGGTTGCCGGTGCTCCGCCCGGCGCCCCAACTGCCGGCTGGACGTGGCATCGGCGAGCCGACCCTGGGCCCCGTCGAGGGCGACACCTGCCACCTCGATGTGGTGGACCGGCACGGCAACGCCGTCTCCGCGACGCCCAGCGGGGGCTGGCTGCACAGCTCACCGGCCATGCCCGGGCTCGGATTCTGCCTCGGCACTCGGGCGCAGATGTTCTGGCTGGAAGAAGGGCTGCCGAACTCACTCGCGCCGGGAAAACGGCCGCGGACCACGTTGACACCGTCGATGGCTATACGCGACGACGAGGTGATCGCCTTCGGCACACCCGGCGGCGATCAGCAGGACCAGTGGTCGCTGCTCTGGTTCCTCCGGCACGTTCACCATGGGTTGAATCTGCAAGAAGCCATCGATGCGCCCGCGTGGCACACCACTCATTTCACGTCGTCGTTCTACCCTCGGGCCGCCTATCCAGGACGGCTTCATGTCGAGGCCCGGGTGGGTGGGGAGACCGCGCGTGCGCTGCAGGAACGCGGGCACGACGTCGTCGTCGAAGGCGACTGGAGCCTGGGCAGGATGTCAGCGGCGTCGTACAGGGCGGATGGCACCCTGCGGGCCGCGGCGAATCCTCGCGGCATGCAAGGGTACGCGGTCGGCCGCTGATCCGAAGGGCGCGGCCATACCCGCTGGTCATTAGGGCGGTTGTGTCGTGTCCGTGGGTGGAGGCGTCTTTGGCGCGCCGTGTCGATGGGCGGCGTGTCGTGGCATGACCGGGCTCCGCCCCCTTTGGGGTTGGACGGCGTGACTGCCGGCGGTAGCCGGGACGGCGCCGGGGCCTACTCCGCCGCTCAGCGCGCCAGGGAGCCGGCGGTTCGTCGTGATTCACACGACAATCTTCACGACCGGTGTGTGCTCGCTCGTGTGAGTCC from Phytoactinopolyspora mesophila encodes the following:
- a CDS encoding quinone oxidoreductase family protein; translated protein: MRAIQVREVGGPDVLQLADVETPEPGPGEVLVDIGAAGVNYIDTYQRSGLYPLPTPFVLGIEGAGTVVAVGEGVSGVAAGDRVAWKDALGSYAEQAVVPASQAVPVTAEVSDELAAALMLQGMTAHYLATSLYPVQPGDWVVVHAGAGGVGLLLTQIVKLRGGRVLATVSTAEKAELATAAGADVIASYEDFSERARDVTDGAGVACVYDGVGQATFEGSLDALRVRGTMALFGAASGPVPPFNPQQLNAKGSLFLTRPTLAHYTRDRAELTARAQDLLGWVGAEKLDVRIGGRYPLVEAGRAHEDLEARRTTGKLLLLP
- a CDS encoding sugar isomerase domain-containing protein is translated as MPAARRYLDAAIGILQQIADDEAENVAEVGGRIAESIAGGARLFAFGCGHSALAVQEIVYRAGGLMLVNPLLGPGVDSMTVRPATLTSKLERLSGYAPALIETSPLRAGDVLIIVSLSGRNAMPVQAAQSARELGATVVAVTSSAYGDLPARDASGERLIDISDIVLDTKVPVGDAVLTDDGVPQPFGPASGVAATAILHALMAAVIDGMLARGLTPPVFLSANIDGGAERNDALLREHRENIFYLD
- a CDS encoding PTS sugar transporter subunit IIB, producing the protein MNQANRELKVLTVCGVGMGSSLILRMNAEKALSTLGVSAKVEHTDVSSARSMKADVVIAQGLHTDDLTGVAPVVIPISNFMDVDGLRQQLDEALRGQGWL
- a CDS encoding LLM class F420-dependent oxidoreductase; translated protein: MRDFRFGFNFSGLRPASEVADLCRTAEELGYDIALGTDHLPNGSPFSPLAIAAHATSRMRVGTLTINNEFWNPAMLAREAITLDYLTDGRFELGLGAGHMKWEFDAAGLPWRPIGERIERLGRTVEELRRLFTDGPGEPESAVQVRNRFGRRELKPVQKDGLHASGPPLLIGGTGDRVLSLAAQHADIVGIGGLFQVKGEPPGTFRMTTAAIAEERVTFIREQAGDRANGVEFNVLVQFVAITDDRRGLAENLVAERAPYLTVDEALETPFVLIGTAEQIAEQLRENRERFGFSYIVVHEPYMREFAPVIEKLS
- a CDS encoding gamma-glutamyltransferase produces the protein MVASTHWLASQAGMSVLERGGNAFDAAVAAGFVLQVVEPEMNGPGGEVPILGRSAGDEEPFVVCGQGTAPAGADIDTLRGLGLDLIPGNGQLPACVPGAFGAWMTLLQRHGTMRPGDVLRYAIEYAGGGFPIGLSAVNTIASVTPWFQAHWPSSARLWLRSGAPPAPGSRFVNAELAATYQRIVDEAHAASQDRDQQIDHALRSFYQGFVAEAIADQAGVEVMDISGRAHRGLLSYEDLAGWQAGIERPVMVDYHGYSVFKPGPWSQAPVFLQQLRLLEGYDLAAMDPCGPELIHTVVESAKLAFADREAFYGDPSFADVPLDELLSREYAAERRKQVTDAADAGDLRPGNPGGRAGRLPVLRPAPQLPAGRGIGEPTLGPVEGDTCHLDVVDRHGNAVSATPSGGWLHSSPAMPGLGFCLGTRAQMFWLEEGLPNSLAPGKRPRTTLTPSMAIRDDEVIAFGTPGGDQQDQWSLLWFLRHVHHGLNLQEAIDAPAWHTTHFTSSFYPRAAYPGRLHVEARVGGETARALQERGHDVVVEGDWSLGRMSAASYRADGTLRAAANPRGMQGYAVGR
- a CDS encoding GbsR/MarR family transcriptional regulator, whose protein sequence is MPGGRLTQQERQQIALGLADGIAYAEIARRLDRPTSTITREVMRNGGPGAYRAELAHRATERRARRRGRAAARGAKVPPHAHGRDADAVREYEETFTTMLMQSGLPKMMSRVLTCLYTTDAGSLTASELVQRLGVSPASISKAIAFLEGQDLVRRERDEGRRERYVVDDDVWYQAMVASARSSTQLAETARQGVNILGPDTTAAARLENIARFIDFVGESTMRAAEQAREILHTKAETTSAALATPRSRRG
- a CDS encoding PTS ascorbate transporter subunit IIC; this encodes MDVLEFIANNIFNEVAILIGLITLVGLVLQRKPVDDVVGGAVRATVGIIILFIGVEVFVGGLASFQAIVASAVGLDPPAATNTLDGFLGSHGGNVAMIITCGFILHLALVRILKTRYVYLTGHLLFWMSLVVTACIVQAFGEIDQWRLVLVGSIIVGCYWTVQPVFIAPMMRKVISSDDWGYAHTSSSVAWIAGKVAPLAGDPKQHDIEKIHVPKKFSFFKDVTVSTAVVIGVIMLVGLIFADSDVAAEQAAAYDPEINSWVWGFIAALRFAAGIAILLYGVRMFLAEIVPAFTGISQKAIPGSRPGLDAPTIFPVAPTAVMVGFLTTTVTFLILMGVFAAAGWFVLVPPMIMLFFVGAGAAVYGNAFGGWRGAALAGVITGFALAFGQWAGWHLLSDTAPELATLADPDWYLMILVVLGLGELFSGLGENAVLLVGVVIAAVFGVWLWILKRIQRRAGEPVTGLEKESELTEQSSGEQ
- a CDS encoding PTS sugar transporter subunit IIA, translated to MGGADTDQPVIKAVTEVRVADWRAAVRAACQPLVDAGAVEARYADRCVDMVEEHGPYMVLAPGLALAHARPEDGVNRLCLASATLAEPVSFGHPDNDPVDVVLAFGSPDDSSHIGLLQKLAEHLLSGLADTLRQAPDQATAVQALSNVVGDL
- a CDS encoding GntR family transcriptional regulator — encoded protein: MAAEHGRTPAHGSVDPHSPVPKHAQVRGLILDAISDLEPDAPVPSERVLGVQYGVARMTVRQALDLLVTEGRLYRVPGRGTFVAPGKVRLPVRLTSFTSDMNARGVRAGARVLEQRTTTAGRVIGKLLEIPSDANIHVIERVRLADDIPMAIERTHVPAAIAPDLLACDLENQSLYETLEQEFGVVLDAGEESIEAVSSGAAEAELLGVPRGSPMLLLERVTTSGGKPIEYVVSRYRGDRYQLRASLDVPADGGAPTRRRMI
- a CDS encoding DUF4097 family beta strand repeat-containing protein yields the protein MQKFDTPSPISVVLDIPAGYLRFIAADRADAVVEVLPADASKGRDVKMAEQTTVEYADGILRIEASVKKHVLSNPGSIEVTVQLPAGSRIEAKAASAELRGVGRLGEVIYESSHGPIKLDEAASVHLTTAAGDVSVGRLGGPAEITTQKGDIRITEASRGTVVLRTQAGDVSVGAATGVSASLDAGITYGRVHNTLKNADGAAAELNIQATTAYGSITARSL